A genomic region of Pseudomonas sp. KU43P contains the following coding sequences:
- the ligA gene encoding NAD-dependent DNA ligase LigA, whose translation MNAETRIHALRAELDQHNYRYYVLDEPSVPDAEYDRLFNELKALEAEHPHLVTPDSPTQRVGGAALAAFGQVRHEVPMLSLGNAFEEADLREFGRRVVDGLDQPGAVDFSCEPKLDGLAVSLLYRDGQLVQGATRGDGTTGEDISANVRTVRNIPLKLQGEGWPAVLEVRGEVFMSKAGFDRLNAAQAEAGGKTFANPRNAAAGSLRQLDSKITASRPLEFCCYGVGQVSASIGESHIGILEQLKQWGLPISRELKHASGIEECLAYYRDIGERRNSLAYEIDGVVFKVNSLAAQRELGFRAREPRWAIAHKFPAMEELTEVLDVEFQVGRTGAVTPVARLKPVKVAGVTVSNATLHNMDEIARLGLRIGDTVIIRRAGDVIPQVMQVVLERRPENARPVEVPSECPVCGSQVERTQLIKRSKGKETTSEGAVYRCVGRLACGAQLKQAIIHYVSRRAMDIDGLGEKSVEQLVDEGLIGSPADLYKLEFDQIVGLEGFAEVSSRKLLDAIDASKRPTLARFIYALGIPDVGEETAKVLARSLGSLKRVQQALPQVLTYLPDIGLEVAHEIHNFFEDEHNRKVIEQLLACGMKLQDEGELAAEFAASTTLAGLIAKLDIASVGPTGAEKLVAKLGSLEKIIEADGIDLRQALAAKQADAVREFFKDEANQKLARGIEAQLLAFGMHWSCEKKVAEGLPLAGQTWVLTGTLERMSRDVAKEKLESLGAKVSGSVSGKTHCVVAGPGAGSKLAKASELGVKVLDEDAFVVFLGEQGIAV comes from the coding sequence ATGAACGCCGAAACCCGAATCCACGCCTTGCGCGCCGAACTCGACCAGCACAACTACCGCTATTACGTGCTCGACGAGCCGAGTGTGCCCGACGCCGAGTACGACCGTCTCTTCAACGAACTCAAGGCGCTGGAAGCCGAGCACCCGCATCTGGTGACCCCTGACTCGCCAACCCAGCGCGTCGGAGGGGCGGCCTTGGCAGCCTTCGGCCAGGTGCGCCACGAAGTGCCCATGCTCAGCCTGGGCAACGCCTTCGAAGAGGCCGACCTGCGTGAGTTCGGTCGCCGTGTGGTGGATGGCCTCGATCAGCCCGGCGCGGTCGACTTCAGTTGCGAGCCTAAGCTCGATGGCCTTGCGGTCAGCCTGCTGTACCGCGACGGCCAACTGGTGCAGGGTGCCACCCGGGGCGACGGCACCACCGGTGAAGACATCAGCGCCAATGTGCGCACCGTGCGCAATATCCCGCTGAAGCTGCAAGGCGAAGGCTGGCCGGCCGTGCTCGAAGTACGCGGCGAGGTGTTCATGAGCAAGGCCGGGTTCGACCGGCTCAACGCCGCCCAGGCCGAAGCCGGCGGCAAAACCTTTGCCAACCCGCGCAACGCCGCCGCTGGCAGCCTGCGCCAGCTCGATTCGAAGATCACCGCCAGCCGGCCGCTGGAATTCTGCTGCTACGGTGTAGGGCAGGTGTCAGCCAGCATCGGTGAAAGCCATATCGGCATTCTCGAGCAGCTCAAGCAGTGGGGCCTGCCGATCAGCCGTGAGCTCAAGCACGCCTCGGGTATCGAGGAGTGCCTGGCCTACTACCGTGACATCGGCGAGCGACGCAACAGCCTGGCGTACGAAATCGACGGCGTGGTGTTCAAGGTCAATAGCCTGGCAGCCCAGCGTGAGCTGGGCTTCCGTGCCCGTGAGCCGCGCTGGGCCATCGCCCACAAGTTCCCGGCCATGGAAGAGCTCACCGAAGTGCTGGATGTGGAGTTCCAGGTTGGCCGTACCGGCGCGGTGACCCCCGTGGCGCGCCTCAAGCCGGTCAAGGTGGCGGGTGTGACGGTGTCCAACGCCACCCTGCACAACATGGACGAAATTGCCCGCCTGGGCCTGCGCATTGGCGATACGGTGATCATCCGCCGTGCCGGCGACGTGATCCCACAGGTCATGCAGGTGGTGCTCGAGCGGCGTCCCGAGAATGCTCGCCCGGTAGAAGTACCCAGCGAGTGCCCGGTGTGCGGCTCGCAGGTCGAGCGTACCCAGTTGATCAAGCGCAGCAAGGGCAAGGAAACCACCAGCGAAGGTGCCGTGTATCGCTGCGTTGGCCGCCTGGCCTGTGGGGCTCAGCTCAAGCAAGCGATCATCCACTACGTATCTCGCCGTGCCATGGACATCGACGGCCTGGGCGAGAAGAGCGTTGAGCAGTTGGTGGACGAAGGCCTGATCGGCTCCCCGGCAGACCTGTACAAGCTGGAGTTCGACCAGATCGTCGGCCTGGAAGGCTTCGCCGAAGTGTCGAGCAGGAAGCTGCTCGATGCCATCGACGCCAGCAAGCGCCCGACCCTGGCGCGCTTCATCTACGCCCTGGGCATCCCGGACGTGGGCGAGGAAACCGCCAAGGTGCTGGCGCGCTCGCTGGGCAGCCTTAAGCGCGTGCAGCAGGCGCTGCCCCAGGTGCTGACCTACCTGCCGGACATCGGCCTGGAAGTTGCCCATGAGATCCACAACTTCTTCGAAGACGAGCACAACCGCAAGGTGATCGAGCAGTTGCTGGCGTGTGGCATGAAGCTGCAGGACGAAGGCGAGCTGGCCGCCGAGTTCGCCGCCAGCACCACCTTGGCCGGGTTGATCGCCAAGCTCGACATCGCCTCTGTCGGGCCTACCGGGGCGGAAAAACTGGTGGCCAAGCTGGGCAGCCTGGAAAAGATCATCGAGGCTGACGGTATCGACCTGCGCCAGGCCTTGGCGGCGAAGCAGGCCGATGCGGTGCGTGAGTTCTTCAAGGACGAAGCCAATCAGAAGCTGGCCCGTGGCATCGAGGCCCAGTTGCTGGCGTTCGGCATGCACTGGAGCTGCGAGAAGAAAGTTGCCGAAGGCTTGCCACTGGCGGGCCAGACTTGGGTGCTGACCGGCACGCTGGAACGCATGAGTCGCGACGTTGCCAAGGAGAAGCTGGAGAGTCTGGGGGCCAAGGTGTCTGGATCGGTGTCGGGCAAGACCCATTGCGTGGTGGCCGGCCCAGGGGCGGGTTCCAAACTGGCCAAGGCCAGTGAGCTTGGGGTGAAGGTGCTGGATGAGGATGCGTTCGTCGTATTCCTGGGTGAGCAGGGCATCGCGGTCTGA
- the zipA gene encoding cell division protein ZipA, producing MEIGLREWLIVIGIIVIAGILFDGWRRMRGGKGKLKFRLDRSYSNLPDEEGSAEVLGPSRVLDTQKEPELDESDLPSLSAPAREREREREPKPAKASKRGKRAAEAPVQAQGDLNLAAEPREPDLFADAADDFAADDNRSSGFTATGTAAAKDLPPVEEVLVISVISRDEGGFKGPALLQNILESGLRFGEMDIFHRHESMAGHGEVLFSMANAVKPGIFDLDDIDHFSTRAVSFFLGLPGPRHPKQAFDVMVAAARKLAHELNGELKDDQRSVLTAQTIEHYRQRIVEFERRALTQKR from the coding sequence ATGGAAATCGGTCTGCGCGAGTGGCTGATCGTCATCGGCATCATTGTCATTGCCGGTATTCTTTTCGACGGCTGGCGCCGCATGCGCGGCGGAAAAGGCAAGTTGAAATTCCGTCTGGATCGCAGTTACTCCAACCTGCCGGACGAGGAGGGCAGTGCTGAAGTGCTCGGCCCGTCGCGGGTGCTGGATACCCAGAAGGAGCCTGAGCTGGACGAAAGCGACCTGCCTTCGCTCAGTGCACCTGCGCGAGAGCGCGAACGCGAGCGTGAGCCGAAGCCGGCAAAGGCCAGCAAACGTGGCAAGCGTGCCGCCGAGGCGCCGGTGCAGGCTCAGGGTGACCTGAACCTGGCCGCCGAGCCCCGTGAGCCCGACCTGTTCGCTGATGCCGCCGACGATTTTGCCGCCGACGACAACCGCAGCAGTGGTTTCACCGCTACCGGCACTGCGGCCGCCAAGGATCTGCCGCCGGTGGAAGAAGTGCTGGTGATCAGCGTGATTTCCCGTGACGAAGGCGGCTTCAAAGGCCCGGCACTGCTGCAGAACATTCTCGAAAGCGGCCTTCGTTTCGGCGAAATGGACATCTTCCACCGCCATGAAAGCATGGCCGGTCACGGCGAAGTGCTGTTCTCCATGGCCAACGCGGTCAAGCCCGGTATTTTCGACCTGGACGACATCGACCACTTCAGCACCCGTGCGGTGAGCTTTTTCCTCGGCCTGCCAGGCCCACGTCATCCGAAGCAGGCCTTCGACGTGATGGTGGCTGCGGCGCGCAAGCTGGCCCATGAACTCAATGGCGAGCTGAAGGATGACCAGCGCAGTGTGCTGACCGCGCAGACCATCGAACACTACCGCCAGCGCATCGTCGAGTTCGAGCGCCGGGCGCTGACCCAGAAACGTTGA
- a CDS encoding substrate-binding periplasmic protein produces MRRLLALLLLWCAHGLADPPVLRFSVAESWSMPLVRVEGGQPVEGLLFDLMQAVAREAGSLPEYHVLARLRLQQAMEDGDIDVRCYVSTQWFNDRPGNFVWSIPLFHQRDVLVGRASESSPLRPEQLPQQAIGTVLGYAYRTLEPLFVQGQLHREDSRSQELALQKLLAGRYRHAVSNELSLQWFNQHLPPEQRLQALGVLEEQALGCMVRNDPAIPTQGVLRALVRMKESGEIDRIARRYGATGYSEGVSAARP; encoded by the coding sequence GTGCGAAGACTGCTTGCCCTGCTGTTGCTCTGGTGCGCCCACGGCCTGGCGGACCCACCGGTGCTGCGTTTTTCCGTGGCCGAGAGCTGGAGCATGCCGCTGGTGCGGGTCGAAGGCGGCCAGCCGGTGGAAGGCTTGCTGTTCGACTTGATGCAAGCCGTGGCCCGCGAAGCGGGCTCCCTTCCCGAATATCACGTGCTGGCCCGTCTGCGCCTGCAACAGGCGATGGAGGACGGCGATATCGACGTACGCTGCTATGTGAGCACCCAGTGGTTCAACGACCGGCCGGGGAATTTCGTCTGGAGCATACCGCTGTTTCATCAGCGTGATGTGCTGGTGGGGAGGGCCAGCGAAAGTAGCCCTTTACGCCCGGAGCAGCTGCCGCAGCAGGCCATTGGTACCGTGCTGGGGTATGCCTACCGCACACTGGAGCCGCTGTTCGTGCAGGGGCAATTGCACCGGGAGGACAGCCGCAGCCAGGAGTTGGCGCTGCAGAAGCTGCTGGCTGGGCGCTATCGGCATGCGGTAAGCAATGAGCTGTCGTTGCAGTGGTTCAATCAACACTTGCCTCCAGAGCAGCGCCTGCAGGCACTTGGGGTGCTGGAGGAGCAGGCTTTGGGATGCATGGTACGCAACGACCCGGCGATACCGACTCAAGGGGTGCTGAGGGCGTTGGTGAGGATGAAAGAATCGGGGGAGATCGATCGGATTGCTCGGCGGTATGGGGCGACGGGATATTCGGAGGGAGTTTCGGCGGCTCGACCGTGA
- a CDS encoding DUF2938 domain-containing protein: MTLSAMFLAALPIGIGATVVMDLWGLLLRRLGVATLNFAMLGRWAGHVLQGRIRHQAIAKAEPVRHELALGWVIHYGIGVLFAGLLVVLVGERWLQAPTLGPALLVGLGTVVAPLCFMQPIMGAGFFASRTPTPARNCLKSLVTHFVFGVGLFLSAAMIVSP, from the coding sequence ATGACGTTGTCTGCGATGTTTCTTGCTGCTTTGCCAATAGGTATAGGTGCCACGGTGGTCATGGACTTGTGGGGGCTGCTGCTGAGGCGGTTGGGTGTGGCCACGTTGAACTTCGCCATGCTCGGGCGTTGGGCAGGGCATGTGCTTCAGGGGCGAATCCGGCACCAGGCGATTGCCAAGGCCGAGCCGGTGCGGCATGAACTGGCGTTGGGGTGGGTAATTCATTACGGCATCGGCGTGTTGTTCGCGGGGCTGCTGGTGGTGCTTGTCGGGGAGCGTTGGTTGCAGGCGCCCACCTTGGGGCCTGCGCTTCTTGTCGGCCTGGGCACGGTCGTGGCGCCGCTGTGTTTCATGCAACCAATAATGGGGGCAGGGTTCTTTGCCTCGAGAACGCCGACGCCTGCGCGTAACTGTTTGAAGAGCTTGGTGACGCATTTTGTGTTCGGGGTGGGGTTGTTTCTGAGCGCGGCGATGATCGTCTCGCCCTAG
- a CDS encoding helix-turn-helix domain-containing protein → MDIADVAKRTGVPASTLRYYEKKGLLTSLAGQGQRRQFAADVADRLALIALGQAAGFSLDEVGTMLVNLQVDRQMLIAKADELDARIRQLQAMSKGLRHAAQCPEEDHLACPTFQRLMKLSAAGHGKKEDKSAYALKRPFRG, encoded by the coding sequence ATGGACATTGCCGATGTCGCCAAGCGCACAGGTGTACCAGCATCGACGCTGCGTTATTACGAGAAGAAAGGCTTGCTTACATCACTCGCCGGGCAGGGCCAGCGGCGGCAGTTTGCGGCCGATGTGGCAGACAGGCTCGCGCTGATCGCCCTGGGGCAGGCTGCGGGATTTTCGCTGGATGAAGTGGGCACGATGCTGGTAAACCTGCAGGTTGACCGGCAGATGCTGATCGCCAAGGCCGACGAGTTGGATGCGCGGATCAGGCAGTTGCAAGCGATGAGCAAGGGATTGCGACATGCGGCGCAGTGCCCTGAGGAGGATCATCTGGCCTGCCCGACATTCCAGCGGCTGATGAAATTGTCAGCGGCGGGACATGGAAAGAAAGAGGACAAATCGGCTTATGCGTTGAAACGGCCATTCAGGGGATAA